Proteins encoded in a region of the Lycorma delicatula isolate Av1 chromosome 6, ASM4794821v1, whole genome shotgun sequence genome:
- the Ythdc1 gene encoding YTH domain containing 1, translating into MEAMETNENENLSLNYGDDVGDELKLDEMQEYDTRSEVTSSSSDSDSSQAVISSVSSESSFGHKGRGSRHKRNSRDKKSPTPEPKRPKSREKSKSYDYFTKLNYLFRDARFFVIKSNNAENVTLSKAKGVWSTLPQNETKLNQAFKESRNVLLIFSVKESGKFAGFARLYGESRRDVPPINWVLPPGLNAKALGGVFKVDWICRKELAFNSTMHLYNPWNEGKPVKIGRDGQEIEPRVAEELCRLFPEDEGIELSTILRRSKEAAKTVRPRSSRYRRDGFGRNLSGPRFSLRTPSFAWRGRGSFNRSSRGKFMFSGRSRLSSTGGIYKPTTRSRERLSMWFNSSRDGGRPFGGAAAAAEAYVADYMRNLQHQLPPMPYAPPPGVVFSSSSPYEGLPPPPRYYEGLPLPPEYPLPPRSNGYSDKRSYDRSVDEFLWRTSERRDRDRERDRDRDRDRERDRDRDRDRDRDRDHHRYRDRR; encoded by the coding sequence atggaagcGATGGAAACAAACGAAAATGAAAACCTCAGTTTGAATTATGGAGATGATGTGGGAGATGAATTGAAATTGGATGAAATGCAAGAGTATGATACGCGGAGTGAAGTGACATCATCCTCATCGGATAGTGATTCAAGCCAAGCAGTGATCAGTTCAGTGAGTTCAGAGTCATCTTTTGGCCATAAAGGAAGAGGATCAAGGCATAAAAGAAATTCTAGAGATAAAAAAAGCCCTACTCCAGAACCTAAAAGACCAAAATCTAGAGAGAAAAGTAAATCATATGATTACTTCacgaaattgaattatttatttcgtgATGCaaggttttttgtaataaagagtAATAATGCAGAAAATGTAACGCTTTCAAAAGCTAAAGGTGTCTGGTCTACATTGCCTCagaatgaaactaaattaaatcaGGCTTTTAAAGAATCAAGGAacgtacttttaatattttctgttaaagagAGTGGGAAATTTGCTGGTTTTGCGAGACTTTATGGTGAATCTCGGCGTGATGTCCCACCTATTAACTGGGTTCTGCCACCAGGACTGAATGCCAAAGCTCTTGGTGGTGTATTTAAAGTAGACTGGATTTGTCGGAAAGAATTAGCATTTAATAGTACTATGCATTTGTATAATCCTTGGAACGAAGGGAAACCTGTTAAAATTGGCAGAGATGGGCAGGAAATTGAGCCAAGAGTAGCAGAAGAATTATGTAGATTATTTCCTGAAGATGAAGGCATAGAATTAAGTACAATCCTTAGAAGATCAAAAGAAGCTGCAAAAACTGTACGTCCAAGAAGTTCAAGGTATCGTCGTGATGGTTTTGGCCGTAATCTCAGCGGTCCACGTTTCTCGCTCAGAACTCCTTCCTTCGCGTGGCGTGGAAGAGGTTCATTTAATCGTAGTTCCAGAGGGAAGTTTATGTTTAGCGGTCGTAGTAGATTATCATCGACCGGTGGCATATATAAACCGACTACACGTTCAAGAGAGCGGTTATCGATGTGGTTCAATAGTTCAAGAGATGGAGGTAGGCCATTTGGTGGTGCAGCAGCTGCGGCTGAAGCATATGTTGCCGATTACATGCGTAACCTACAACATCAACTCCCTCCGATGCCTTATGCTCCGCCTCCAGGTGTTGTTTTCTCATCTTCTTCACCGTATGAAGGATTACCTCCTCCACCTAGATATTATGAAGGGCTTCCACTGCCCCCTGAGTATCCGTTGCCGCCTAGAAGTAACGGGTATTCAGATAAGAGATCGTATGATCGTTCTGTCGATGAATTTCTTTGGAGAACGAGTGAAAGAAGAGATCGGGATCGGGAACGTGACCGTGACAGGGATCGTGATAGAGAGCGTGATCGCGATAGAGATCGTGATCGGGATCGTGATAGAGATCATCACAGATACAGAGATCGCAGATAA